Part of the Spirochaeta isovalerica genome, CTGATGATCCGATGAATGATGGCAATTGGAAATGAGATCGAGAGCCATCAGAGAGGAATGGAAGCTGATATTTTCATGCTCCAGAGCTGTCGAAAGAAGACCTTTCGACAGCGCGAACCCCGTCTTATCCCTGGAATGGAGAATTCTTCTGACCGAATGAGCCGCTTCTCGAGTCAGTTCATATCCGCCCTTTTCATCTCTGGAAAAACGGACATTTACACGGTCGACAAGAAATTGCTCAACCATGGCCGGACCCTCTTCAGCAACGAGTCTGACGGCATCTCTGTTGTTTATATAGGAACCGGCCTTCAGGATGTCCTGAAAGATGAGATCCGGTGAATCATCGTAACCCGGTCCCACAATCCCGCCCTGAGCATACAGGGTATTCGATTCAGCAGGATCACTGTTTTTTGTTATCAGAGAGACTTTCAGGCCGTTGTCGGCCGCTTCGATTGCGGCGCAGAGCCCCGCGACACCTGTGCCGATGACCAGAACATCACTGTAATTTCTCAGTTCCAAACAGTTACCCTATTTTCAGAGTAAAATCGAAAGCCCCGACAGAATGCGTCAGACTTCCCACAGAGATGAAGTGTACACCGGTCGGGCTGTATTTTTTTATTTTTTCAATGTGCATATTTCCCGAAGCTTCAAAAGAGACCGTGCCGTCGCCCAGAGCGACAGCCTGAGCCGTCTCATTGGGATCCATATTATCGAGCATGATTCGATCGACTCCGAGGGATACGGCCTCACGGACTTCCTGAAGGTTGCGGCATTCCACTTCGATTTCGAAAGCGCCGTCCCATTTATCCCGGACCTTGCCGACCGCCGCAGTGATCGAACCGGAGGCATCTATGTGATTGTCCTTGATCATGACCATATCATATAACCCGAACCTGTGATTGGTTCCTCCCCCGACGGAAACCGCATATTTCGACAAACTTCGATAACCGGGAAGAGTTTTTCTTGTATCCAGGACAACAGCTCCCCCGTTTTCCTTTGCAGCGGCAACGCAGAGATCGGTCTCCGTCGCTATTCCCGAAAGAAATGATAGAAAATTGATGGCCGTCCTTTCAGCCTCAAGCACAGCTGCTGTCAGTCCGGAAATCTCAGCGACTTTATCTCCGGGTTTTAAGAGTGAGCCATCTTTTTTAAAAATCGTAACAGACAGTGAAGGATCGACTTTTATGAAAACCTGCCGGAAAAAATCAATCCCCGCCAGGATTCCACTGTCTTTGCTGTATAGGACAGCAGTTGTCATATCATCTGCGAATATGGCTCTCGAGGTGACGTCTCCGACTTCCTTCAGATCCTCTTCCAGAGCTAATTCGAGAATTTTTTCGAAATATTTATCTTTCATAGGTGGGATTCTACGATGGATTTTTTTTTATTTCAACAGAGATGCTGTTTGACAGAATCAATAGCAATATAATATATTTTTATTGTGATTGAAGATGATTTCAGCTATCTCCCCGTAAGTCTCAGAGCTTTTCTAAAAGCTGCAGGTTTTTCCGGATCGGTAAGATCTGTAAAAAAAATAAAATGCCATGCAAATGTTCTTACAGCAGTCGGCATAACAGGCGATAAAGTCGGTTTTCTTACTTTGACAATGGATCAGGAAAATGCCGTGACCCTTTCGCGCCGTTTCGCCAACCTGATGGAAATACCCATTGCATCGGAGGAACTTGACGATTCCCATCTCGAAGCCCTGGCGGAATTGACCAACCAAATCGCCGGCAGAGTCGTTATGTTTATGGAAGAGAACAAAACAAACTGTTCCATTACTCCGCCCAGCATAATGTCCGGCGGAGACATATCATTCAGCCTGAACACAATGAAAGTCCACAGGATTTATAAAATTACTTTAAAAAACAGCTACTTCTACGTCTCAGTCGGCATAAAATAACCTCAATTTAAAAAAAGGAAGCGCATTTATGGAAAACCCGGAAATTTCAGAGTCAGCAGAAGAGGTCCTTCTCTTCTACCCCGGTGATTTTACCGAGGAAAATGATCTCTATGATCAAAATGAAGACGATTATGATTTCGATGAAGATGAGAGTTATGACGACGGGATCGCCGGATCATCAAAACAGGACGAAGACTGGGAATACGGATATGAAGATGATTCCGACGAGCTGACCAACCAGGAGACCGGATCTTCCGCTTTCCAGCAGGAAATAGAAGACAGTCTCCAGGAAACTGAGGATTACGACGCGATCGACGACTGATAAATGATTTCACCGTCGGACCAGCGGTCTTCAAGATCGTAAAACCGGCGCGATTCCTCATCCATCAGATTTATAATATAGTCGCCACAGTCAAAAAGGACCCATCCTTCAGAATCATCCCTGTTTCTTGGGTTTCTGATATCATCCCCGACCGATAGAACGTATTTTTTCACTTCGTTTTTCATTCCCCGGATATGGGTCGCACTGGTCCCTGTGGCAATGATAATATAGTCGCCCCAGCTGCATAAGCCGGTTACTTTCATAATCTCCACATCCAGAGCTTTATTGTCTTCAAGAACATGAGCCACTTCCATGACTCTTTTATTTAACGTATCTTCCATCAAAATCCTTTCCTAATATAAGTGTTATATCTATCGTGTCATCGAGAGACTCATCAGCCTCAGAATGCCATCTTTCGCATTTCAGTAATGCGGCCAGCCCTTTAGCCGCATCGGGGTTCCCTTTTCTATCAAGTATAACCGTTTTTTCTACTTCCTGGCCGTCCGTTCTGGTCGCGTTCCCCAATCCGGCTATTTTATATCCGAAGCTTTTCAGAATCTGGGAAGTTCTGGACGCCAGGCCGTTAATATCCGTACCGTTAAGTATTTCAACGGAAAAAGCAACGCCCTGATCCGACAGGGACTGTATATTCACAAGATAATCTTCGATCTGATTGACCAGCTCTTTGAGAAGCCTCTCGTCATAGTGAGGAAAAAGGAGCTCTTTGTTGTCAACAAACCGCTTGACTCCCAGCACTTTGTTATACTGCAGACGATCCATATCCAGGTCGGAGAGATAGGAAAGAAAGTTCTCAAAGGATTTCCTGTCCATATTGGTCACGGCCATATCCCGGGTAAAATCACTGACCTCATCGGTCGAGAGATATCCCCGGCTGTCAGCCATTTTTTCCAGTAAAGATTTGATGAACTTGTGGTTACGGTCGATTTTTTCCGAATCCGATTCTCCATCTATATTGTAAAGCAGATATGAAACGACTTTCGCGCCGTCCAGAGTCACGCTGCCTGAAGGAAGAAGGTATGTTCTGCCGTCTTTCCTAATGTCTACCGGGTTGGCAATAAAGAGGTTCAGACCATCGATGAGATCAACCATTTTCTCAAGATTTTCGAGAGAAATGATATAATAAAAAGGGATATCGATCCCAGTCAGATCTCCGACTTTCGCTCTGTAGGGATCAATATTGTCTTCGTCGTAGAGAATATCGATACGATCCACTTTTTTCAGATTGGAAATAATCGAACCCGTATTCCCGGGAATATCGAGGACAGCGCCTTTTCCGGTATCGTGATAAAAAAGAAAAAGCTCCGTCAGCAGAGGCTTGTCTTCCTCTGATACGATTATCATAACAGGTACGATAGCTTCTGATTTTACCATCTCCGACATTTTATCAGTTCTGACCTGAAAATAAAGAAACAAAGCTGTGATGATTATAACGAGCATCATCACAATTAGTAAAATTAAAGATCTATCCTTTTCCTTTTCTCTCTTCAAGTGAGTTCCTCAATCATTTGCAGTAACGCCGGTTCAAGCGGCAGCCGCTTCGCCGCCAGATGACTCCTTATTGAACAGGCTATGGACAAAACCATATCATCTAAATCCAAAGAGAACAATCTCTCTCTTTCTTCTCCTGACAGATGCGTTCTGCCCTCTTCGATATAATCGGCGGCGAATACGATCTTGCCGACCCCGTCGAGTCCCGGCGATCCGGAAATATGATGGCGGACAGCCTGCAGAACGGAAGAATTTCTTATTCCGAAATCTCTTTCCAGAACAATGGCTCCGGCCTCTCCGTGGAGCATCACTGGATGCCGGTGCTTTCTTCCGGTAATCCGCTCCAGAACATCTGCTTCATATTCCCGGCAGATATCATGACCGAGACCGGCCAGAGAACAGAGCAAAGGGTCTTCTCCAAACCTTTCGGCAAGGAACCGGGAAGCCTTTTCCGCTCCTTCACTATGACGGAATCTACTCCCGGAAAGAGTCTCCTTCAAATGATGCCTGATTTTTTCGAGAGATCTATCCATATAAACGGTTTTCCCTTATATAGCGCAGGGCTTCAGGTGGAACAAGATCTGAAAGATCCTGTCCCGATTGAGCTAAATCACGAATTTGAGAAGAAGATAGAGAAAATATCCTGTTATCCGCGTATCGGTGGGGAAATGTCAGAGAAATCTCATGTTTGTACAAACGGTGGGCGATTATCAGATCGGCTAACTCGAAAATGCGCTCGGTTGACCGCCATTTATAAAAATTCTCAGCAAGATCATCGCCGATAATTAAACCGGGTTTACCCTCGAACTCATAATGACTGTATATATATTCGAGGGTATCGACCGTATAGGACACACCTTTTCTGCGGATTTCACAATCGGAATAGTCAGCCCAGTCATAAGGCCTCAGAGAAAGGCGGATCATTTCGAGCCGCTCATCTGCCGAGACATTGCCGGTAATGTCTTTGTGGGCGGGGAGAAACGACGGTACAAAGAGGATTCTGTCATAAGCGAATTCCTCCCTGACGATCTCAGCCAGATTGATATGTCCAAGATGAAGGGGATTAAACGTCCCTCCGAGCATTGTCAGTTTCATATATCAATGCGCCATGTTCAGCAGATTCAGCCGGACCTCCTCCAGACCGGTTCGGGCAAATACCGATATGGGGATGATTTTTTCATCGGGATACTTTTTCTGGAGTTCTTTTAACGATTCTTCAGTCCCTTCCACATCGGTTTTCGTCGCAATTATAATCCGCTGCTTTCTCAGTAGGGAAGATTCGAACTCTTCCAGTTCTTTTTTCAGATGCTCGAAAGCATCGAGATATCCGGGATCGCTAAGATCTATCATAAAAGCCAGTCCGGCGGTTCTGGCAATATGACGAAGAAACCGGAGCCCGAGTCCGGCTCCATGGGATGCGCCGTCAATGATTCCGGGAATGTCAGCCAGAACGACATCCTTATCGGCGATTCTGAGCATACCGAGATTCGGGATTTTTGTCGTAAAGGGATAAGCCCCGACTTTGGGATCGGCATTTGTCAACTCCCTGAGAAGACTGGATTTACCCGCATTGGGAAAACCGACAAATCCCACATCAGCGATCATATTCAGTTCAAGCATGATCTCAGCATATTGACCGGGAATTCCCGGCTGAGCATAACGGGGCACCTGTTTTTTGGAGGAACGGTAGTGCCAGTTACCAAGGCCGCCCCGGCCTCCCTGTAGAAAGACCCACTGCTCTCCATCTATGTTTTCGGAAAAATCCTTGATGATCTGTTTTGACTCATAATCGCGGATTATCGTTCCCGGGGGTACAGCAATAATGACGTCTTCACCGTCCTTACCATGCATTCTTCTCCCCATACCGGGCTGTCCGTTCTTCGCTTTAAATGTATGTTTTGCGTTCAGGTGGCTGAAAGTCTTTAAATTCTTTTTGACTTCGAACACCACATTTCCGCCTACTCCGCCGTCTCCGCCATCCGGTCCGCCTTTTGCGACATATTTCTCTCTGCGGAAAGAGACACATCCGGGACCGCCGTTACCGGAAAAAAGCTCAAGACGGGTTTCATCTATAAATCCCTGCACAATCGACCTTTTATTCTATTTATTCTCTGTAAGTTCATTACAGAGTCTTAGCACTGCAAAAGCCTACATACCGTGAGCAAAACTCCCGATAGGTAGGCTTCAGCAAGTTAATCCGACGGCATAAACCGCCGGTTTTCCATTGTAATAACTTTGCATCATAGACACAAAGCAAATCAATCAGATTATATAACCTGACTGTCTAGTTTGCTTCCGTAATAGAAACTCTCTTCTTTCCCTTTTTGAAGTGGAAAAGAACGTTTCCGCTTACTTTGGCAAAAAGAGTAAAGTCTCTTCCGAGTCCCACATTTTCACCGGGATGAATTTTTGTTCCTTTCTGACGTACGATGATTTCGCCGGCTTTAACTGTCTGTCCGCCGAAACGTTTTACACCGAGTCTTTTGGAATTGGAATCTCTTCCGTTCTTTGAGCTACCGCCACCTTTCTTATGAGCCATGAATCATTTCCTCATTACTAATAATTTCAAGTTTGATACAAGCGGGATATTCCCTCTCAAGGTCGGACAGACCGTTTAACAGAAATTCCGTTATTCCTTCCGTCCATTCCCGCTTCCCTTCATCGATCTTTAAAACATTCAGTTTAAAAGATCCTCTTTCTCCGGATTCGAACGTGCAATTCTTATTGAATCGCGAAATCAGAATCCGACCGGCCGTTCTCGAAAGAACCGTTACGGCGGAACAGACAATATCATATCCCTTTTCTCCGTAACCGGCGTGACCGCTGACGTCCAGATAAACCAGACAGGAACGATCATCGACAACAGCTCTGGCAGTTATCATTTACAGCTTGATATCCTCAACTGTAAGCATTGTGTACTGCTGTCTGTGACCCTGGGTCTTTTTGTAACCTTTTCTTCTTTTCTTCTTGAAGACGATTACTTTCTTGTCTTTGATTGTTTCACCAATCTTTGCTGTTACTTTTGCTCCATCCACATAGGGAGTTCCGATTTTAGTTTCCTTATCGTCGGAAACGAGCATAACTTTGTCAAGTTCAAGCGACTGTCCGGCTTCAGCGTCGAATCTGTCTACTCTGAGAACAGATCCTTTTTCAGCCTTGTACTGCTTTCCTTTGATTTCTACAAGAGCGTACATTAAACCAACCTCTTTAAAATATATTTTCGGCCGGCAGTAAACAGATCTCAGAGACCGGACTTCTCCCGTCGGACCATCCGGTCCGGGTGAGGTTCTAAAGCCCTAAAAATCTCCCGTCCTTACTACGGGCATCGAAATCCTAATAAAATAGCCGACTTTAATCAATGCGGAATCGGCTGTTCCCGACTACATTTTCTCAAGAAACCGAATATTAATCAGCTTGAACGCATTTTTCAAGACCTGGAGCACTGCTTTCGAGAGTTCGATTCTTGTAACAATCAGATCGGCATCGTCATTATTCAGTATGGGATTTTCATGATAGAACCGGCTGAAGTTCCTCGACAGCTCGTAAACGAAGGAGGCGATAACCGAGGGATTCATCTCCGAAGCGGCCTGATCGACCATACCGGGATAAGCGCCGATGAGCTTGACAAGTTCCCATGCTTCGGGAGATGCGAGCAACTCCGGTTTGAAAGCGCCGCCGGAATAATCGCCCTCTTCATACTTTCTCAGCATACTGCTGATTCGAGCCCCCATATACTGCATGTACGGCCCCGTGTTCCCGTTGAAGGACAGTGACTCCTTGGGATTGAAAACCATATCTTTTAGAGGAGAAATATGGAGCAGATAGTAGTTAAGAGCACCGAGGGCGATAGCGTGGGCTGTGCCCGTCACATCGTCCAGCTCTTCTTCACGGCCCTTGGTTTTAATCTCTTCCACCACCAGTTCTTCCAGCTGGGCCAGAAGATCGTCGGCGTCGACAACTGTGCCTTCCCGGGATTTCATTTTACCTTCCGGCAGATTGACCATGCCGTAGGAAAGATGATAGAGCTGATCCGCCCATTCGTACCCGAGCTTTTTCAACGTGTGAAAGAGAACTTTAAAGTGGTACTCCTGCTCATTTCCAACTACATATATAAGCCTGTCGAAAGGGAAATCTCCATGGCGGGCTATAGCTGTCCCGAGATCCTGGGTCACATAAACGGATGTTCCGTCTCCGCGGAGGAGAACTTTCGTATCCAGTCCGATGTCGCTCATATCCAGGCGGATGCTTCCGTCATCATCTTTATAAAAGTGTCCATCCTCCAGCCCTTTGAGAACGATATCCTTTCCGGACAGATAGGTTTCACTTTCAAAATAAAACCTGTCGAAGGAAATATCGGTCTTCTCATAAGTTTGATTGATACCATCGAGGGTCCACTTGTTCATGGTTTTCCAAAGCTCGCGGGTCGCGCTGTCGCCGTCTTCCCATTTTTTAAGCATTTCCTGAGCCTGTCCGTCTGCGCTTGAATCCTCTTTCGCCCAGTTGTTGTATTTTACGTAGTAATCTCCGACAAAATGGTCGCCCTTGACTCCCGTAGACTCAGGTGTTTCACCCTTTCCGAACTTGCTGTATGCCAGCATGGACTTGCAGATATGAACCCCTCTATTGTTGATCAGATTGACCTTCATGACTTCTGCGCCGGCCGCTTCGAGAATGCGCGCCGTGCTCTCTCCGAGAATATCGTTTCTCAGATGTCCGAGATGGAGCGGTTTGTTCGTATTGGGGCTGGAGAATTCAATCATGACTTTCTCACCCTTCAGACTACCGGTCCGTCCGTAATCGTCTTTTTTTTCCCCTACCGATTGAAGTACCGATTGAAAAACAGCCTGGCGGCTGATGAAAATATTGATATAGGGTCCGGCAGTTTTGGCTTCTCCAGGAATATCGCTACCGAGGCTGGCGGCGATATCAGCGGCGATGGCCGGAGGAGCTTTTCTGAAATCTCGGGCAAAGGGGAACATGGGAAATGCGAGATCGCCCATTTCCGGTTTAGGAGGTGTCTCAACGATGATTCTCGTTCTCGGATCATCCATCTCTATTCCCGCCTGAGCAGCGGCCTTTTTCAGAGAGGCGGCAATGATATCTTTCCATTGCTCTTTCAATTCCTGCATAATAAAACTCCTTTTGATGCATCTGGTGATCCATACCGCGGCAGCACGGGCTATCAGCTGACGAGAACAGCAACCAGCTCCAACGCTTCGCAAATGCGGTTCACCACACCGGCGGGCAGTAAACAAATTTCACAACCGGCCATAAGTATTTGCATATCTCTAATTAATAGCAAAAAAGAAAGCTGAGAGTCAATTGAAGGGTATTTTCAGAGTTCTTTTTCTTCCAGAACTTTCATTTCCGAAATGTATCGGACAATTTTATTAATAAGCAGCGAAAGAAGTTTAAAAGTCTCTCTCAATTCATTATTCGCCTTTCCCCCTATTGAGGAAATATTGGAAAGCGTATCATAGGCGCCACCGTCACCGACAACAATGCCCTGCAGCACTTTTGCCATCAGTCTCATATGACTGACAAAACCGGAAACAAGCGGCTCGATCTCCATGTCCAGATGCTCCAAAGCGTGAACGACGGCGTTCCGGTATGTCTGCTCTTCCGCATCTCCGGGAAACAGAGAATGATCAACAGGAAAATTGGAAGCGTTAATGATGTTTTTTAATCCGGTAAATTTTTTACCCAGCATATCTATATAAGCAAGGACTTTATCAAACTCGGCCTTATTATCTTTTTTATAGAAATCCCCTTCCCTCCTGATAATCATGAAAGTGGAATAGAAGCGGTTGGGCAGAATTTCCGAAAGAAAAGACTGAACGAAAGCCAGGCTCTTTTCATACATGGCCGGACTTCCCGGAAAATAATGATTCCTCGTATATTTTTCAATCGGCTTAATGTACCTTACCCCGGTCAGCGAACAGATATCCTTTTCCGAATCGTTTTTCTTTCTCTCATTAACGAAAAAAGCATAAGTGCGGGTAATTCTTGATGACCAGAATTTCCTGAAAACGCGGAACCAGTCATCGACCAGCGGTGGAGTCTGAGATCCTTTTGAAAGATCACCGGACAAAACTCTGACCAGATTTTCGAGCGGAACATTTTTATTAAAGTTTCTGATAATAGAAAGGAAGGTATCAGCAGCCATCATCTTTCTGCTCAGGATTTCTCCCGGTCCCTCTTTTGAATTCTCATAGAGGAAGAGAGCTTCCAGCGCACGAACGGTCGGCGGCTTATTGAGAGATTTGATAATACCTGACAGCTCGAGAAGAGATTCATGCACGTCCTCGATCCTGCAGACCGGTTCAGCTCCCGGCACAATTGTATCAAAACTCTTCAATATGGCCCCGATATCATAATTCGACAGCAGATGGAGGCTGTAGAGACTCTGGCAGGCTTCATTCATTATCGAACAGTCAAGATCGGAAACCGATTCCATCTTCATATTGAAGAATTCGTCTATTTCAGCTTTTATTTCTGATGAATCTCTCTCCATTTCCTCTTTCTCAAGAATCCAGGGATCGGTTTTATCAAGCAGTTCCCGCTGCAGGTCCGGTAGAACGATACCTCCTATAAATGCATAAAAGTCCTGTTTATTATCGTAACTGAAAATCTGCCTGAGCGGTTTTCTGAAAAAGCGGCACGGTTCCTTTAATTTGGCTAATTCGTCATAGAAGGCTTTTTTAAGAACCTGAGTTTTAAAATCAGCTAGTTCGCTGTTGTTGAAATACTTTTTCCGTAAAAGATTGACTTTATACTCTTTAAGAAGCGTCGGAATATCCTTCTGCTTCACCAGAGATTGCAGAAAAAGTACTATTTTCTGCAACACATTAAGAGTTTCGTAATCCAGCTGATTCTGCTGAAAATCACTTTCCGCTGTTTCTTCCTGAGATACAAGCGGCTCCTGTGAAAGATCGATGGACATTTCCATCTTTTCCAGCAGTTCTTTTTTTTCTATAGTGGATAAATTAATTATAAGTTTGTCAAAATTCGTCTGATTATCCATGTTTCTAATTTTATTTCTATTATATGCTCAAAGCAACAAAGAGTAAGGATTTATTATGAAGAACTTGAAGAAAATAACAATTTTCGACACAACTTTGAGAGACGGGACTCAGGGAACGGGCATAAATCTCACCCTGAAGGACAAACTTGATATAGCAGCCAGACTTGATGATGCGGGAATTGACTATATTGAGGGCGGTTTTCCCCTTTCTTCCGAGAAGGAAGCTTCATTTTTCAGACTGGCAAAAAACGAGAATTATCAACATTCCAAAATCGCAGCTTTCGGCTCTACGAGAAAATCCGGCAATAAAGTTGAGTCTGATCCCTACATTACCGCTATGCTTGAAGCGGAAACTCCTGCTGTTGTAGTGGTCGGCAAATCCTGGAAAGAGCATGTTGAAAAGGTAATCAATACGACTTTCGAAGAAAACATTGAAATGATCTACGACTCTATCTCCTATCTGAAAAAAGAAGGGAGAGAAGTCATTTTTGATCTGGAACATTTTTTTGACGGATACAAGGGCGATATGGAGTATGCCCTCAGGGTTTTGCAGACCGGAACTGAAGCCGGTGCCGATTCTCTCGTGCTCTGCGACACGAATGGCGGTACACTTCCCACAGAAGTCATGGAAATTATCAGAAGTCTTCCTCAGGATAAACTGGCCCCTATCGGCGTCCATTATCATAATGATACGGGCAACGCCGTTGCCAATTCCATCCTCTCCGTAGAAGCCGGAGCGACCCACATTCAGGGGACGATAAACGGCTGGGGAGAACGGTGCGGCAATGCCAATCTCTGCATTATCGTTCCGAACCTGGCTTTAAAGATGAATCGCGTTACCAACATGAATGACAATATTGACGGCTTGACATCGCTCTCCAGGTTTGTGGCAGAAAAAGCGAATATCATTCCCGATAAAAATCAGCCCTACGTCGGTGAAACAGCCTTCAGCCATAAAGC contains:
- the cimA gene encoding citramalate synthase, with the translated sequence MKKITIFDTTLRDGTQGTGINLTLKDKLDIAARLDDAGIDYIEGGFPLSSEKEASFFRLAKNENYQHSKIAAFGSTRKSGNKVESDPYITAMLEAETPAVVVVGKSWKEHVEKVINTTFEENIEMIYDSISYLKKEGREVIFDLEHFFDGYKGDMEYALRVLQTGTEAGADSLVLCDTNGGTLPTEVMEIIRSLPQDKLAPIGVHYHNDTGNAVANSILSVEAGATHIQGTINGWGERCGNANLCIIVPNLALKMNRVTNMNDNIDGLTSLSRFVAEKANIIPDKNQPYVGETAFSHKAGQHADVIAKAPELMEHIDGKLVGNKRRILISGLAGKSTIVRKLAKYGDFDKNSEIVAQLFEDLKEKELQGYEYEAAEASFDLLIRKNLGRFTSLFDLNNYHLESFKTNGTVSKTVGRIFLKANGIEHMGAAVSNGPVETIDDALRDALSETHPFLSKMNLIDYKVRVLNPEEASHAKVRVFITSSDHQHSWDTVGVSENIVEASWEALVDSMDYYYNNFVIDPED